A genomic region of Aureimonas populi contains the following coding sequences:
- a CDS encoding LysR family transcriptional regulator ArgP produces the protein MEAVSAVLRSGTFEKAARALHITPSAVSQRVKALEDQLGISLIVREKPCQATEAGAMVAMHFERVSLLQRSLESQLSIENSLVKKSYIRIAVNADSVETWFLEALSPDWSWLYDLVIDDQHHSAEWLRKGLVTAAVTADDNPVTGCDSRPLGALRYIAVCSPEFRDRWMPDGLTPEAISKAPALVYGNKDSLHSNWLSASLQYEIGYPFHQLPSTTAITNGVLRSLGWALVPEILAEPHVKRGELVRLAPDYRLDVPLFWQWSRAVKPALVRLNSAVIKTASQHLQPIGAGRSP, from the coding sequence ATGGAAGCGGTCAGCGCCGTCCTGCGATCGGGCACTTTTGAAAAGGCCGCGCGTGCGTTGCACATCACCCCCTCGGCCGTATCTCAGCGGGTGAAGGCTCTGGAAGACCAACTCGGTATTTCACTGATTGTACGTGAGAAGCCCTGCCAAGCCACCGAGGCGGGAGCGATGGTTGCTATGCATTTTGAACGGGTCAGCCTTCTACAGCGCTCCCTTGAAAGCCAACTCTCGATAGAGAACAGCCTGGTAAAGAAAAGCTATATCCGTATAGCTGTTAACGCAGACAGCGTGGAAACGTGGTTCTTAGAGGCGCTGTCCCCGGATTGGTCCTGGCTGTATGACCTCGTCATCGACGACCAGCACCATAGCGCCGAATGGCTTCGAAAAGGTCTCGTCACCGCAGCCGTCACGGCGGACGATAATCCGGTGACTGGTTGCGATTCCCGGCCGCTCGGTGCCCTAAGATACATCGCGGTCTGCTCGCCCGAATTTCGCGACAGGTGGATGCCCGATGGATTGACGCCCGAAGCGATTAGCAAGGCCCCAGCTTTAGTCTACGGCAACAAGGACTCACTTCATTCAAACTGGCTTTCGGCGAGTTTACAGTACGAAATCGGCTACCCCTTCCACCAATTGCCTTCCACAACAGCAATTACCAACGGGGTTCTCCGAAGCCTTGGATGGGCGCTGGTGCCGGAAATCCTTGCCGAACCTCATGTTAAGAGAGGCGAGCTGGTCCGGCTTGCGCCGGATTACAGGCTGGACGTCCCGCTATTTTGGCAATGGTCTCGTGCGGTGAAGCCAGCCTTGGTCCGGTTGAACTCTGCCGTCATCAAGACCGCCAGCCAGCACCTTCAGCCTATTGGAGCGGGCCGCTCTCCGTGA
- a CDS encoding LysE/ArgO family amino acid transporter, whose amino-acid sequence MMTAFFPGFFLGISLIAAIGAQNAFVLRQGLQRRHVFAVCLTCAASDAVLVTVGVAGFGFLVTAMPWLETAMTIGGAVFLALYASKSFWAAFSDTSSLSPSDVKIASLSSTIAAALAFTWLNPHVYLDTVVLLGSISTNYGDDRFMFAIGAITASFVFFFSLGLGARLLTPLFSSPRSWQVLEFLVGVIMTALALKLILRVAS is encoded by the coding sequence ATGATGACTGCATTTTTTCCTGGCTTTTTTCTCGGTATCAGCCTGATCGCTGCAATCGGCGCGCAAAACGCTTTCGTTCTACGGCAAGGTCTCCAACGCCGGCATGTTTTCGCTGTTTGCTTGACCTGTGCAGCCTCAGACGCGGTTCTCGTTACCGTCGGCGTGGCCGGCTTCGGGTTTTTGGTCACTGCGATGCCGTGGCTCGAGACCGCCATGACAATTGGGGGCGCGGTGTTTCTGGCCCTCTATGCCTCAAAGAGTTTTTGGGCGGCGTTTTCCGATACTTCCTCCCTCAGCCCCTCAGATGTGAAGATCGCCAGTCTGTCCAGCACGATCGCTGCCGCCTTGGCGTTCACCTGGCTCAATCCGCACGTCTATCTTGATACGGTCGTGTTGCTCGGCTCCATCTCCACCAACTATGGGGATGATCGCTTCATGTTCGCCATCGGTGCGATCACGGCCTCCTTTGTCTTTTTCTTCTCATTGGGGTTGGGTGCCCGACTTCTCACCCCGCTGTTTTCCAGCCCCCGATCCTGGCAAGTTCTGGAGTTTTTGGTCGGCGTTATCATGACCGCTCTGGCTCTTAAACTGATCCTCCGGGTGGCAAGCTAG
- a CDS encoding Hsp70 family protein encodes MPLHPGLDFGTTNSTLALCAPGGTPRLLPVEGEHLTIPSALFFSLEDGGTYFGRKAVFEYVDGAEGRFMRALKSVLGSSLMKETTAVGRQRMSFEELIGRFLQHLKAKLEAATGDTPEKIVLGRPVRFVDEDDGADRRAEEELASAARAQGFRHIEFQFEPVAAALYYESRINAEKLALVVDIGGGTSDFSVVRLSPERARDLDRKGDILSFTGVHVGGTDFDRLLNIARMQPLAGLGSMTADGKREMPRWYFNDMATWHRINTLYTAKVARDIAGLKKEAAEPEKLARYEHLLKHRSGHRLAGSVEAAKIALSDHEATTISLREAGFSMEAPTTRAEFEAATAELVERIAGAIEAALATAGVAAEAVETVILTGGGAQVPAVRHAATMRFPGAEIAQSDAFGSVGLGLGLDAARRFA; translated from the coding sequence ATGCCCCTTCATCCCGGCCTCGATTTCGGCACCACCAATTCCACCCTGGCGCTCTGCGCCCCCGGCGGCACGCCCCGCCTGCTGCCGGTGGAGGGCGAGCATCTAACGATCCCCTCCGCCCTGTTCTTCAGCCTGGAGGACGGCGGCACCTATTTCGGGCGCAAGGCGGTGTTCGAATATGTCGACGGGGCGGAAGGCCGCTTCATGCGCGCCCTCAAGAGCGTTCTGGGCTCCAGCCTGATGAAGGAGACCACCGCCGTCGGGCGCCAGCGCATGAGCTTCGAGGAGCTGATCGGCCGCTTCCTCCAGCATCTCAAGGCCAAGCTGGAGGCGGCGACCGGCGATACGCCCGAGAAGATCGTGCTCGGCCGCCCGGTCCGCTTCGTCGACGAGGACGATGGGGCCGACAGGCGCGCTGAGGAGGAGCTGGCTTCGGCCGCCCGCGCGCAGGGCTTCAGGCATATCGAGTTCCAGTTCGAGCCCGTCGCGGCCGCGCTCTATTACGAGAGCCGGATCAATGCCGAGAAGCTGGCGCTGGTGGTCGATATCGGCGGCGGCACGTCCGACTTCTCGGTGGTGCGCCTGTCGCCCGAGCGCGCCCGCGACCTGGACCGGAAGGGCGATATCCTGAGCTTCACCGGCGTGCATGTGGGCGGCACCGATTTCGACCGCCTGCTCAACATCGCGCGCATGCAGCCGCTGGCCGGGCTCGGTTCGATGACGGCGGACGGCAAGCGCGAGATGCCGCGCTGGTACTTCAACGACATGGCGACCTGGCACCGCATCAACACGCTCTACACGGCCAAGGTGGCGCGCGACATCGCGGGGCTGAAGAAGGAGGCCGCCGAGCCGGAGAAGCTGGCGCGCTACGAGCATCTTCTGAAGCATCGCTCGGGCCACCGTCTCGCCGGATCGGTGGAGGCGGCCAAGATCGCCCTCTCGGACCATGAGGCGACGACGATCAGCCTTCGCGAGGCCGGCTTTTCGATGGAAGCGCCGACCACGCGCGCCGAGTTCGAGGCCGCCACCGCCGAACTGGTGGAGCGCATCGCCGGCGCCATCGAGGCGGCGCTCGCCACCGCCGGCGTGGCGGCCGAGGCGGTGGAAACGGTGATCCTCACGGGCGGCGGCGCGCAGGTGCCCGCCGTGCGCCACGCCGCGACCATGCGCTTTCCGGGCGCCGAAATCGCCCAGTCGGACGCCTTCGGCTCGGTCGGCCTCGGCCTCGGCCTCGACGCCGCGCGGCGCTTCGCCTGA
- a CDS encoding GlcG/HbpS family heme-binding protein — protein sequence MIDLDKARTMIAASLKKASELGLKPLTVAVLDAGGALIALERQDGASRMRPEIAIGKANGAIAMGMGSRALFQRAEQQPFFIQSMNALAGGSLVPVPGGVLVREGAGGPILGAVGITGDTSDNDEAAAVAGIEAAGFAADHG from the coding sequence ATGATCGACCTCGACAAAGCCCGCACCATGATCGCCGCGAGCCTGAAGAAAGCCTCCGAGCTCGGCCTCAAGCCGCTGACCGTCGCCGTGCTCGACGCGGGCGGCGCGCTGATCGCGCTGGAGCGGCAGGACGGCGCCTCGCGCATGCGCCCCGAGATCGCCATCGGCAAGGCGAACGGCGCCATCGCCATGGGCATGGGCTCGCGCGCGCTGTTCCAGCGTGCCGAGCAGCAGCCCTTCTTCATCCAGTCGATGAACGCGCTCGCGGGCGGCTCGCTGGTGCCGGTGCCGGGCGGCGTGCTGGTGCGCGAAGGCGCGGGCGGGCCCATCCTCGGCGCCGTCGGCATCACGGGCGACACCTCGGACAATGACGAAGCGGCGGCCGTGGCCGGCATCGAGGCGGCCGGCTTCGCGGCGGACCACGGCTGA